From Daucus carota subsp. sativus chromosome 6, DH1 v3.0, whole genome shotgun sequence:
AAGATTTATACTACACACAGCCCACTTATTTAAGCTGCGGAGCTAATATATTGATCAGATTTGCTTTTCCTAAAATGTCTGGGGATGGCACTCTGATTTCTTTCTCGCACTGACAATAGACTTTCATATGCATAAAAGAGAAAAATTGACATAGGGAAGCTATATACTAATAAGATAATCATGTTATCAATATTAACAGAAGAATTTTATGAACAGTTTTTAGAAATTTCTCAGCAAAAAGAACCCTTCTATCATGCTGTTGAAACAAGTAtaagaagaaaaatattatttcttgAGAACTTCTCTGGTATATGGGTGAATAAAGAATTATTATGCAGGTGACCCAAGTGATAATCCTAACCTATATAAGCTATCAATCAAAGAATCAGCTTTGTCATATTTATACAGGAGGGAGAAATTCACCTTAGCATCAGATACTGATCATCAAATCTATCGGGCAGCAAGTTATCATTTATTAATGAAAGTCTGAATTCTTGTACTGCTTTTAGCTCCTCAGAATTTAGGTCGACTTCTATCTCAAACGGAACCTCTTTAACTCCTTTCTTCCTGTTGCCACCTCTTGTTCCCTCTTTTATGGAAACCTCATAGTCATCAGGAGCAAAAATCTCTTTCCCCTTCAAGGTTCCTTCTCTTGTAATTTCATCAACTTCATTTTGGTGATCTGACTGCAATTCTTTTCTTTCGTCATGAACAATGGACCCTTCATTGCCTAGAAAACCAAAAGCAGTGTTGAATTTGTTACCAGACACATATATGCTCTATAAATGAGACGAAAAAGTAAATTTTCTGAAATCTTAGTAGTCATAGCAACATATTTAATGTTTATCATTTAAGTGTGTCTTCAGTAAGCACAGTGAATTACATGATGAGGTTCATGCAAATGTATACATAAAACCTTAGCTCAAGTTCATACCATAACCAGAACAAAAGGTTAGCTATATGTACTAATTAAGATGCATAACCTTGTGGATCTTAGATGCATGCAAATTCTCTGTTGTATGATTCCCATGCTTGCCAATAAAAGAACAACTTAAGGGAATATATGAAGAAAAAGCTTACCAGGGCTTTCAAGACGATTATAAACTCCTGACATTTTGTACTTCTCTTTGCCAGAACCCGCTATTTCAAACAAAGTATAATTGTATAGcaaaaaaatttcaagaatAAGAAAGCGAGTGCTCCTTTCTAAAACCCGCTACTTCAAGCTATTTATGTATAGCATAAATTTACAAGAACAAGAAAGCGAGTGCCTGGATTTGGTTCTGTTTTTCTACAATAGGTGTAACATTTACATATAGTTAGGTAAATACTCATCCTTATCTGCAATATTATCAAATTCTCAACTAACCATCCTGCTTAGCTGAACAAAGCATGCTCTGAGCATTAGGCGATCAAACGCCAACCAATGCTGAACTTGACTTTGTACAATACACTGAAATTGCTGCAATGATCTTGCAAAATAGGAATAGTAATTACTTCTCTCGCGCCTTCTTCTTATCTGTCAACTTCTTATCCATTATTCTACAAACCAGATATGACTCAACCAATACTGCAGAACTTCTGTTGCTCCTCATGAGCTCATGCCCTGATGTAACTCAAAGTAAATAATTCAATCTCTTGCATACTGTTGTTTTATGAACTAATTTTACCAAGTACAACATGTATCAACTCTCTGGTTGATAGTTTTCGTATATAGAATCGAATCCTTAAACCCAAAAATCGAATTTTGTTTAGAAAACTCCTTTTCTCCTGCTGCGAGTGACCGCTTCCTGAGAAACCTTTGTTAGCCTTGGAAGCGAGCAGCATTCAGACTTGCAcctccagagtttgctgattcgCTTTTCAAGCAGCGATtgaattaattttgttttgttcttcACATCCAGTACTGATCCTCTGATTTTTTGTTACAATATGAACATGGTGATTTGCGCATGAGATGTTATTCGTAGCGCATCACATATAAACGTCAATATTTTGCTCATAACTTCTGCAGACGATAATTTATGCATTTTACAATAAAAGATAATAAATCTTGACTGCATATTACATCTGTTAATTTTGAACCCTGCGTCCAAATTATATTCACGATATTGCATAGAACACCCCCGGCTAATCATCCATAAAAATGGCCCCAAATCTCACTTATTCTTGAAGTAATGCCCAAAATAACGGAGTTGGAAAAAATACTCCAAATACTAGTTAGAGACGCTGATAATCTAGCGTTTTGAATTTTGGGATAAAAAATCATCCATTCATATGATTTACTAAAACGGTTTggctattgtgtgcccatgggcacatgctaagcgcggaaatttttgtatttgagagattttgattggtgtggttggtgtatttgcaggaggtccatcattatcatgagataggagccaatcaaaatgatccaagaTTCTTCACATCCTTGGGAGATCAAAAACGCTATTAGGTTGCTTGCATGCAAGCGTGAATATTCTAACATGAGTGGTATGGAAGATAATTTTCCACCGTGATTGTATTTCAATCTAGGAGCTGCCATAAATTTGTGTTAAACCACCATTATATCATATTTTCCAAACCTACGGGTTGCTTGGTTGCTTGCAAGCAAGCATGAAAAATTTACAATGAGTAGTGTGGAAGATAATTTCCGAGAACTGATTGTATCGCAATCTAGGAGCTACAGCAAGTTCGTGTTTAACCGGGATCGTATCATATATATTTCACTGTCGACCTTATAAATCCTTGATCCTTCCCCGTTTAGTCATTCAGTCTAATTACTGAACACGTCatgaatatttttgttttgatgatattaGGATAGCATGATTTCTGCAAGTATATCCGGGTCTCTGTACAGTGCACGGGTGAACAAAATCAAGAACGCAGAATCGACTACCGGTCTTTTCGGGTTCTATTAGTAATCAAGAATTTGTACTCACCCAAATTCCAAGTTACAGATATTTCATATACCGCAAAGATGAACCAATTAAAGACATCAAAGACCCAAGACCAGATCAGAGACCAAAATCTAGCCACATACATTCAAATTGGTTGCGCAAACAAAAAGATTACCCTACACTGTAACCATCAATCCGTAAGGGAAAAGAATCACCTACAAGTACCGGGACTTTACCCCTTATTCGATgtgtattcatcttcatcattttAGAGGTAACATATATACTGTAGTAGTAGTAGTGAGTTGCAGGTCGCAAGAAGTTTCTACCGTTCCCAGAGGAGTTTGCAATAAAAGGTCAGCATAAACATTTCGCACATGTTTCACCCCACCCCTCCCTTCCCCTACCaggattatatatttatatcatataggATTAAGCACACGAGCTAAAAGATATGCTGAAGACAACATAAAAAGTCGAAAACACACAAAGTAATTTGACACAGACACCTTTACTTATCTTTCTACATTTAGGGGTTAACATAAGTTAATATACAAGTTACAGTACTGAATATTCACAAGCGTTTTACTAATACCTACTCATTGAAGAAGATCAACACAGACACTACTACAACGGATCTAAACACGAAAGTTCCAACTCCTGCACAAGTGGTATAAGAGAACGGGTCAGTTGGTTTGTATTAAATGAACAAATCTCAAATGAACAGagtcaaaaaaattcaaactgtGCTATACCTGCTAAGCCTCATTCATATTCGACCGGAATTCGCTTAATTTCTCCCTCCACTCAGCTGCAAGAGAGCATAAGATAAAGtttacaactaaaatcatgtaaaaaaatgaaataccaATAAGCCAGATGTCATAACTAACAGTCCTGTAATTTCCTTTTCACAGTAGTTTTGCTTTTTACaggaatattttttttcaagagCCTCACAAATAttttaggaataaaattttcaaagctCATATTACTTCAAACACATCCCAAAATAGTCGAgtcttaaaaaattgaaatacaaTTTTAAGCAATGGACATTTTCCAAATGAGTCAGTCCAGACATGAGAAGTTTTTTATTAAGATTTTGAAAAAAAGTGATATAAATGCAAGGGAATACAAAAGAATGTAACTAGAATATATCTGTACCCTAAAAACCCCAGTGTAAATGTGAAATAgcactaatgttgtgtttggttggggtgaatgattccggaaggaatggaatgaaaaatgaactatctcatggacaatttttaagaaatttcattctttccttcattccattccttacatcataggctagatatcacaccttcaatttgagatggaatgctccattctctcctattctcaatttcttctccaatctcatcatagcaattttgcactccctcaaaaatttttcaaactttcttcctatctctattgATTCCAAGTATtattactcattccattccattccattccattctccccaaccaaacacaacataaggaGAAACAAGTTTGAGAATCATTCCTTTTTGTTTGTAAATCTATTATCAGTCACCAAGCTACACAGGTGACAAGGCTATTCAATTTCATTGACTAGCTAAAACATCAATATGATCAATTAAATGAAATTCTATGTCATTTTAAACCAGGTTTCCATTTTTCTTATCTCAAAGCATCCCAGCTAATGATATTCTGTAACATATAAAGCACATTCATGTTCTCTGCCAAAAATTTGGTGCAGTATTAATTATCTGTCACACATCCGACATGTCTACTGCAGGTTGTAAACTTGAGTAAGGATGTAAAATGTGAAGTGCTAGTTTTTTAGTATGCAAGTCATAAAAGGATATATAAGAACAATACCTGCGTCATCATAACGCTCTTCAGCAGCGGCAACCCACATGTTGCGCAAAAGATTAAATTCCTCGGTTTCAAGACACGGTTGGCCACTGGGCCTACAAGCAGAATATCTTAATTAGATATCTTAATCAGATACAGAAAACACAAAttcttttgaatatttttaaagtatATTAGAGTTACTCAAGTATGTACTGTAACTACTTACAATTACCCAATTTTTTCTTAAGATGCCATTTGCACAGCAAAAACAAACATCTAAAGAATTGTTGTTTCAAGTTGATAAAGTCTACAGAACTTACAAAATATAGAGCTTCCTGAAGCTCTTGTACCCTAAACTTGTATACATtttcatatacacacacatatatatatatatatgttcagaATAGCGCAATATAACACCTACGTATCTCAATGAATCTACTGCTACACATGATGCAAGTAAATATCCGGCTGTAAAAGTTTACCTGTCTAATTTTGGGTCTAATTCTGTAGACACGATGCCATCTGATAGAGGGCCATGAAATATACTAGTAGTCTCGATAACTCTCATTCCATCTCTGTAAACCAAATTTTTGTTGACCTGAATTGGTACCTACAGAGAATAGGAAACAGAAATCACTGGAGTAAAAACAAACACAACCATCAGCTAGTATTCAGTTTACTTTgtgcaattttattataatatatgattcaGCCCAGAACACTAGTGCAGATCTATATTCATATATCATGATTTCCTGTTTACTATACTAAGATACATTGGAGAAGCATCAATTCATATTAAACTAGATTGACCCGAGCTAACCAGCAAGAAGCAATGAACCTTCTCACTTTAAGAGATTATGATATGCAGCGATACCTTGCATCTTACAGCAATATTAAGTGCGTCAGAGGGTCTCAAGTCAACGCTAATGTTCTGCGTTTCGTCTCCCAACTGAGTTCAGAAACACTATCTATCAGTCAAAGACTAATCCAGAGAGACAAAACTGATCTCATCAGAAACTAAATCAAATCACAAGGGTGTGCTAGAGGCATGCCTTTGTTAGGTATAACTGTGAAAAATATGCTTCATTTACTCTCTCTGTGATACGAACAATTTTCGGCTGTATACAATTAAAAAGacatgaaatataaaattaataagacGTAACATAACAAAGTAGGCTTGTACCCAGGAAAAGTTAAGATCCAGAAAACAGACATAAGCTCACCGTATAACCCATTCTTTCAATCATTTGCATCACAACTTCATACATGGTAGGCCTTGCCTGTAAGAATCACCAACTTGAGCattgatatatataatcaaaatttgataCTAAGGCATGACAATGATAAAGAGACACATACAACTTTGACATCTTTCAGTGCTACCATGAGCAATGCACTCTGCATCTCCACTGCATTAGAAAACAAGGCAAGTCATGAAACAGTAATGACTTCATAAATTTAAACTTCAAAAGAAAAAATCCAGAACTGCAGATAAACTGTAATGATTATGAACATACAAACGATAACGGGAAGGAGAAGACCAGTCCCATCTTCCATCTTTAGTACAATTGCAGGGTGAGGTGAGAAATTAGTTGGAGTTTTGGCCTCATCATTGTTATGGGCACATCTTAGTTGCTGGCCATTGCTCATTTTGATCATGAAACCGTCTGGACTACCCTTCACCTCAACtatattaagaaacaaaaagagACACATCAATTTGATCATACTTCATAGTTTTATACATATACAAGGATTTAAACACCAAAATATAACATATGTAAAATAACTTCTGAACATCAAACAATATCCAGATATATTGAGCAAGACACTGATGCACATTTGAGCAACTATTTACCATGGACGATAGAGAGACTGATTTTAAAGAAACTGAGATACTGCTCTTTAAACTTGTTAATTTGGGATATAGTTTTACATCTTTCTAACATATTCCAAATTTGActttaaaatgaaagaaaatcggaagaataaaatttttaatttcttttccaCCTTCTCCCCTCTCATAACcaaaatattaatgtttgtttCATATTGTTGAAATTAGTACATACCAAATAAACCCCAAAATCTCAAATTTACATATTCAGGTCCAAGAAATATACACGACATAATGAATGCACACAAAAATTATTTCCTTCGAGAAAATAACAGCAGAAGGGGCAGAAAATAATATTCTAATGCTCACCAGCATCAGTGACAGTGCAATTCACATATTCCGCATTCTCATTAGAATTCTCAGCCATGCTACCATTACCATCGGACGATGAGCTGAAACTACACATTACCACCTTGGCAGTATGCAATTTTAGCCGATTACCTACATTAGTCTTCCTGCAAGTTACTCCTTTCACACCCCAGAATCTACTTGAAAATTTACACTTCCTTGAGAGACCATTGGCAGGCGGTGTGTGGACTTTAGTTTGTTTTGCACGGACCGCGACAGGGAAGATGACGTGTCCCTGGACAGAACTCATCTCTATTTTCCTGATAAACAAATTACCCAAAAACCGACAAATCAATTACTTCACGCAACAATATACCAACAAATCAGAACAGATCTCCACAGTTATAGAGTACATGATTACGCACACAAACAGCAtactatttaatttaatgattACGCGCTGTCTTAAGCGCCTTTAGCCAATCAAACCCCAAGTCGAGGGTACAAGCCACAGTGGATGCACGAATGAGTACGTAATCATAATTTGACCATTTCCAAACCAGATTATGCATTTGCAGTATTTAGAAAAACCGGATAAAACTTCTCATGATTAAAAGACACATTTACAGCATTGGATATGCACGATAACTCATACAATTCCTACTCTAATAACAAAAGCCAATCAATATCAAACTACAAACATCGAAACAATTCCAATAACACAGTCTTGCAGCATAATTTGCACAATTTCACAAATTGGAACAAAGTGAATCTCAAATAGTCATATCACAACATGCATAGAATGCATAATTGCATATCCTTTGTTCTAGATTTCAATATTTCATAAACAGCACAGTCACTAAAACATATAACACAGAAATGATCACATACACAATTACATTCAGAAACAATCAAAAACCTTCTTAATCATCACGAATTCATTCAGAACCAATCAAACAACCTTCTTAATGATCACAA
This genomic window contains:
- the LOC108224917 gene encoding bifunctional nuclease 1 isoform X2, with protein sequence MSSVQGHVIFPVAVRAKQTKVHTPPANGLSRKCKFSSRFWGVKGVTCRKTNVGNRLKLHTAKVVMCSFSSSSDGNGSMAENSNENAEYVNCTVTDAVEVKGSPDGFMIKMSNGQQLRCAHNNDEAKTPTNFSPHPAIVLKMEDGTGLLLPVIVLEMQSALLMVALKDVKVARPTMYEVVMQMIERMGYTVPIQVNKNLVYRDGMRVIETTSIFHGPLSDGIVSTELDPKLDRPSGQPCLETEEFNLLRNMWVAAAEERYDDAAEWREKLSEFRSNMNEA
- the LOC108224917 gene encoding bifunctional nuclease 1 isoform X1; amino-acid sequence: MSSVQGHVIFPVAVRAKQTKVHTPPANGLSRKCKFSSRFWGVKGVTCRKTNVGNRLKLHTAKVVMCSFSSSSDGNGSMAENSNENAEYVNCTVTDAVEVKGSPDGFMIKMSNGQQLRCAHNNDEAKTPTNFSPHPAIVLKMEDGTGLLLPVIVLEMQSALLMVALKDVKVARPTMYEVVMQMIERMGYTPKIVRITERVNEAYFSQLYLTKLGDETQNISVDLRPSDALNIAVRCKVPIQVNKNLVYRDGMRVIETTSIFHGPLSDGIVSTELDPKLDRPSGQPCLETEEFNLLRNMWVAAAEERYDDAAEWREKLSEFRSNMNEA